The following proteins come from a genomic window of Leptospira bandrabouensis:
- a CDS encoding U32 family peptidase C-terminal domain-containing protein has translation MCQMRKIPELLLPAGNLEKLEIAYLYGADAAYCGVPRFSLRARENDFTMEALEKGVTLARQLGKKIYFTVNNIPRNSKLPSYPKYLDQMAALKPDALIMADPGLILITKESHPELDIHISVQTNTMNYAAVKFWKKFGATRVILSREVSISEIAEIKNEVPDMEIEVFVHGSICIAHSGRCFMSNYFKKRDANQGSCNNACRDLYKVYVTNPKQNDEPMELITDEEGTFLMNSKDLRAIEFLQELCDAGVDSLKVEGRTKNDYYVGMVARSYRHTLDNIARGEGFDRKWLEELDKVSSRKYFSGFLSRGMEDKIPEEERNFQNNEFGTSLQMSQKYAGFVKEYKPDTKRIVIEVKNKIQKGDLMEVITATEPNPSTFTVDQIFYKQNPVEVISGGMGTVELEVPFAIPSRSFLSKKL, from the coding sequence GTGTGCCAGATGAGAAAAATTCCAGAATTATTACTTCCTGCCGGAAATTTAGAAAAATTAGAAATTGCTTATCTATATGGTGCGGATGCCGCTTACTGCGGAGTTCCTAGGTTTTCTTTAAGAGCTCGTGAAAATGATTTTACCATGGAAGCTTTAGAAAAGGGAGTCACCCTTGCCAGACAACTTGGTAAAAAAATTTATTTTACAGTAAACAACATTCCAAGAAATTCCAAACTTCCTTCTTATCCAAAGTATTTGGATCAAATGGCTGCATTAAAACCTGATGCTTTGATTATGGCTGATCCTGGATTGATTCTGATCACAAAAGAATCACATCCCGAACTTGACATTCATATTTCTGTCCAAACGAATACGATGAATTATGCGGCTGTTAAATTCTGGAAAAAGTTTGGTGCCACTCGTGTGATCCTTTCTCGTGAAGTATCTATTTCGGAAATTGCTGAAATAAAAAATGAAGTTCCTGATATGGAAATTGAAGTGTTTGTACATGGATCAATTTGTATTGCTCATAGTGGTCGTTGTTTTATGAGTAATTATTTTAAAAAACGAGATGCAAACCAAGGTTCTTGTAACAATGCATGTCGTGATTTGTACAAAGTGTATGTCACAAATCCGAAACAAAATGATGAACCAATGGAACTCATTACCGATGAGGAGGGAACTTTTTTAATGAATTCCAAAGACCTTCGTGCGATCGAGTTTTTACAAGAGTTATGTGATGCTGGTGTTGATTCTTTGAAAGTAGAAGGTCGAACCAAAAATGATTATTATGTAGGAATGGTGGCTCGTAGTTATCGTCATACTTTAGATAACATTGCTCGTGGAGAAGGTTTTGATCGGAAGTGGTTAGAAGAATTGGATAAAGTTTCTTCTAGAAAGTATTTTTCAGGTTTTTTAAGCCGTGGGATGGAAGACAAAATTCCTGAAGAAGAAAGGAACTTTCAAAACAATGAATTTGGAACTAGTTTGCAAATGAGCCAAAAGTATGCAGGTTTTGTAAAAGAATATAAACCGGATACAAAACGGATTGTCATTGAAGTAAAAAATAAAATTCAAAAAGGGGATTTGATGGAAGTCATTACAGCGACAGAACCCAACCCTTCCACTTTCACGGTGGATCAAATTTTTTATAAACAAAATCCGGTAGAAGTGATTAGCGGTGGGATGGGAACTGTGGAGTTGGAAGTTCCTTTTGCCATTCCCTCTCGGTCGTTTTTAAGTAAAAAATTGTAG
- a CDS encoding OmpP1/FadL family transporter yields MIPSRIFISIFILILILEPGLPQTELQAFHGIMQPAFGARQAGMGGAFQAVGGSVMDLESNPSHLARVKRTKWELGSAIHLPTIEYNDEYIDPNPHRSYKNSTVEHPRAVLPYIGVIRPVTDNLSIGFALYAQGGGGGHFKNIKRHTPDGRTLNETFGINIPIIGESTKAIEDLNFRFMTMKSTFGAGYKKGNLAVGAGIDLVYGFMELKRTYQDETRSLTIPGGIRYQSDSAYTMGGKIGVSYDLTENIRVAYSYTTRNFLPMDGTMKVDGYAPERSFGTRVSRYMIWPDKHVAGISYRTDKFIIDFDIKYIPWSESFNSSKFQLQDVWMRTPIGVETNAFQFNLNWKNQTILAVGLEYKWNERFMSRMGYSYGNNVIPASGVSPMLGASIEHHLAMGGSISWNDTSFHFACEYGFPKKTYGGKTSDWTLSHAVFSNKEVHPFQFSYNKQMSVFSIYLGMEQNL; encoded by the coding sequence ATGATTCCGAGTCGCATTTTCATATCTATTTTCATTCTAATTCTAATCTTAGAGCCGGGTCTTCCACAGACGGAACTCCAAGCCTTTCATGGAATCATGCAACCTGCCTTTGGAGCCAGGCAAGCGGGGATGGGAGGAGCCTTCCAAGCGGTCGGAGGATCCGTTATGGATTTGGAATCCAATCCCTCTCATTTAGCAAGGGTAAAAAGAACCAAATGGGAGTTAGGTTCTGCCATCCATCTCCCCACCATCGAATACAATGATGAATATATAGATCCAAATCCCCATCGTTCCTATAAAAATTCTACCGTAGAACATCCGAGGGCCGTCCTTCCCTACATCGGTGTCATAAGGCCAGTTACCGATAATCTCAGCATTGGATTTGCACTCTATGCGCAAGGAGGTGGTGGTGGACATTTTAAAAATATCAAACGGCATACTCCCGATGGAAGAACTCTGAATGAAACTTTTGGAATTAATATTCCTATCATTGGAGAAAGTACGAAAGCAATTGAAGATTTAAATTTTAGATTTATGACCATGAAATCTACGTTTGGTGCTGGATACAAAAAAGGAAACCTCGCAGTGGGAGCAGGAATTGATTTAGTTTATGGGTTTATGGAACTAAAAAGAACCTACCAAGACGAAACAAGAAGCCTTACCATTCCTGGAGGAATTCGTTACCAAAGTGATTCCGCATATACAATGGGTGGAAAAATAGGTGTCTCTTATGATCTAACAGAAAACATACGAGTCGCCTACTCTTATACAACTAGGAACTTTTTACCAATGGATGGAACCATGAAAGTAGATGGTTATGCACCAGAAAGGTCCTTTGGAACAAGAGTTTCGCGATATATGATTTGGCCCGACAAACATGTAGCGGGTATCTCTTACCGCACAGATAAGTTTATCATCGATTTTGACATTAAATACATTCCTTGGTCAGAAAGTTTTAATTCCAGTAAATTTCAATTGCAAGATGTTTGGATGCGAACACCGATTGGAGTCGAAACCAATGCATTCCAATTTAACTTAAATTGGAAAAACCAAACCATTTTAGCAGTAGGATTGGAATACAAATGGAACGAACGATTTATGAGCCGAATGGGTTACAGTTATGGAAACAATGTGATACCTGCAAGTGGCGTGAGTCCAATGTTAGGAGCCAGTATTGAACACCATCTTGCAATGGGAGGAAGTATTTCCTGGAATGATACTTCGTTTCATTTTGCCTGTGAATATGGATTTCCTAAAAAAACCTATGGTGGAAAAACTTCGGACTGGACTTTATCTCATGCTGTTTTTTCTAATAAAGAAGTTCATCCATTTCAATTCTCTTATAACAAACAAATGAGTGTATTTAGTATTTATTTAGGAATGGAACAAAATCTATAA
- a CDS encoding bacteriohemerythrin — MVTQWDSKYETNISEIDSQHKKLFRLINNIETVYDENKEHLSGKSKILVDAVSELEDYTLSHFLIEERVMELNQYPELEAHKKQHDRFTDKILELKNRLTSGNLLSNDEELNQFFGDLLKFLRAWLTNHILQEDMDYKPYIKFNI, encoded by the coding sequence ATGGTAACGCAGTGGGATTCGAAATACGAAACGAATATTTCCGAGATTGATTCTCAACATAAAAAACTCTTTCGATTGATCAATAATATTGAAACAGTTTATGATGAAAATAAAGAACATCTGTCTGGAAAATCCAAGATCCTTGTGGATGCGGTTTCCGAGTTAGAGGATTATACACTCAGTCATTTTTTAATTGAAGAACGAGTGATGGAATTAAACCAATATCCTGAACTGGAAGCTCATAAAAAACAACACGACCGTTTTACAGATAAAATTTTAGAACTAAAAAATCGTCTGACTTCAGGGAATCTTCTTTCCAATGACGAGGAACTAAATCAGTTCTTTGGAGACCTTCTTAAGTTTTTACGTGCTTGGCTTACAAACCACATCCTGCAAGAGGATATGGATTATAAACCTTACATAAAATTTAATATTTAG
- a CDS encoding fasciclin domain-containing protein, whose product MEVEPISGRYPMNKKFFQFTMITIVTCLSLVGASCGKSDDSDAGKGISAVADDKSQQDVLKIAVGSKDHTTLVAAVQAAGLVDSLANQGPFTVFAPTNDAFAKLPAGTVDDLLKPSQKDALKNILEYHVVVGNLSESILKSEYTGKDDELGMANGGHTKVSVKNGKVMINGATIVASIPAANGIIHVVDSVLLPPAKK is encoded by the coding sequence ATGGAAGTTGAACCAATAAGTGGGCGGTATCCAATGAACAAAAAATTTTTTCAATTCACAATGATCACGATTGTCACCTGTCTCTCGCTAGTCGGTGCTTCTTGCGGAAAATCTGATGATTCCGATGCGGGCAAAGGGATTTCAGCGGTTGCCGATGACAAATCACAACAAGATGTTCTAAAAATTGCTGTAGGTTCCAAAGACCATACAACCCTAGTCGCTGCTGTTCAAGCTGCCGGCCTTGTGGATTCCCTTGCTAACCAAGGACCGTTCACTGTGTTCGCACCAACAAACGATGCATTTGCAAAGTTACCAGCAGGAACCGTGGATGATCTTCTAAAACCAAGCCAAAAAGATGCTTTGAAGAACATATTAGAATATCATGTCGTAGTGGGTAATTTATCTGAATCCATTTTGAAATCTGAGTACACCGGAAAAGATGATGAACTCGGTATGGCAAATGGAGGTCACACAAAAGTTTCCGTAAAAAATGGAAAGGTTATGATCAATGGAGCCACCATTGTAGCATCCATTCCTGCAGCTAATGGGATCATTCATGTGGTAGACTCAGTGTTATTACCACCTGCAAAGAAATGA
- a CDS encoding c-type cytochrome — translation MNLSKINGVSFRMKFGILIGLFVSLTIISCGGEKTEDTPTSNAGSKGIGPVKSVTIGELDQAMADRGKKQFEAKCSACHKFEEKVVGPALQDVTLRRTPEWIMNMILNPIEMTQKDPIGQELLGEHLTQMTFQNVKEEEAREILEYFRKMDLK, via the coding sequence ATGAACCTTTCAAAAATAAACGGAGTGTCTTTCCGAATGAAGTTCGGTATCCTAATCGGACTCTTCGTATCATTGACAATCATATCCTGTGGAGGAGAAAAAACTGAGGATACACCAACATCTAACGCTGGTTCAAAGGGAATAGGACCAGTAAAATCTGTTACCATCGGTGAATTAGACCAGGCTATGGCAGACCGTGGTAAAAAACAATTTGAAGCCAAGTGTTCCGCTTGTCACAAATTTGAAGAAAAGGTTGTAGGGCCTGCCCTTCAGGATGTAACTCTCCGCAGAACTCCAGAATGGATTATGAATATGATTCTAAATCCAATTGAGATGACTCAAAAAGATCCCATTGGACAAGAGTTACTCGGTGAACACTTAACTCAGATGACATTTCAAAATGTAAAGGAAGAAGAAGCGAGAGAGATCCTCGAGTACTTCCGTAAGATGGATTTAAAATAG
- the nosZ gene encoding Sec-dependent nitrous-oxide reductase, with protein MLKKSNLILVTLGIALFAFVPNCKKGAATATLASDAASRVYVAPGEKDEVYAFLSGGFSGQMSVYGIPSARLFKIIPVFSVFPENGYGFDEETKDMLKTTHGYVPWDDSHHVEASMTDGKQDGRWMFLNANNTPRLARIDLKTFETKEILEIPNTAGNHASPFATENTEYLMAATRFSVPVPQASVAIDSFSKGGFKGTVTMVKVDKNTGRLSIELQVLVPGFDYDLSHCGKKKSHDWCFFSSYNSEQAHKMLEVGASKKDKDFILAFNWVRAKECKDQGKAYNFGGEYVNNFHDENKPAVSTKLSGVKMLNPKDCPGMMYYMPTPKSPHGTDVDSTGEYIVGGGKLASVIPVHSFSKMMEVKDKKEHHSTEIEGIPVLKYESTLAGEVQKPCLGPLHTEFDGQGYAYTSCFVSSEVVKWKLGTWEVVQHLPAYYSVGHLSIVGGSSTEPYGKYLIAMNKITKDRYLPVGMELPQSAQLYDISSGKAELLSDFPTVGEPHYSQMIPAKLIMDKTAKLFPLEENKHPYATKNENDAKIVRLGSTIHIYMTAIRSHFKPDIIEARTGETLYFHVTNLEQDYDIPHGFAIGGAPNMTNLLIMPGETRTFKWVAPKPGVYPFYCTDFCSALHQEMQQYIRVNP; from the coding sequence ATGTTAAAAAAATCAAATTTAATACTAGTTACACTCGGAATCGCTCTTTTTGCATTCGTTCCGAATTGCAAAAAGGGTGCAGCAACGGCAACACTTGCGTCTGATGCTGCTTCTAGAGTGTATGTGGCTCCGGGAGAAAAGGACGAAGTGTATGCCTTTTTGTCTGGTGGATTTAGTGGTCAGATGTCCGTTTACGGAATCCCATCTGCGAGACTATTCAAAATCATTCCCGTATTCTCTGTTTTTCCTGAAAACGGATATGGGTTTGACGAAGAAACCAAAGACATGTTGAAAACTACTCATGGTTATGTGCCGTGGGATGATAGCCATCACGTAGAAGCGTCTATGACAGATGGTAAACAAGATGGCCGTTGGATGTTCCTAAATGCAAACAACACACCAAGGCTTGCAAGGATAGACCTAAAAACTTTTGAAACAAAAGAGATTTTAGAAATCCCAAACACTGCAGGAAACCATGCTTCCCCATTTGCGACTGAAAACACAGAGTATTTGATGGCAGCAACACGTTTCTCGGTTCCTGTTCCACAAGCAAGTGTGGCGATCGACAGTTTTTCCAAAGGTGGGTTCAAAGGAACCGTCACAATGGTAAAAGTTGATAAAAACACAGGAAGACTTTCTATTGAATTACAAGTTCTTGTTCCTGGTTTTGACTATGACCTATCACATTGTGGTAAAAAGAAATCCCATGACTGGTGTTTCTTTAGTAGTTACAACTCAGAACAAGCTCATAAAATGTTAGAAGTTGGTGCTTCTAAAAAAGATAAAGACTTTATCTTAGCATTTAACTGGGTCCGTGCAAAAGAATGTAAAGACCAAGGAAAAGCTTACAACTTTGGTGGTGAATACGTAAACAACTTTCACGATGAAAACAAACCTGCCGTCTCAACAAAGTTAAGCGGTGTAAAGATGTTAAATCCAAAAGATTGTCCAGGTATGATGTATTACATGCCAACACCTAAAAGTCCACATGGAACTGACGTAGACTCCACAGGAGAATACATTGTTGGTGGTGGAAAGTTAGCATCCGTCATTCCAGTTCACTCCTTTAGCAAAATGATGGAAGTAAAAGACAAAAAGGAACACCACTCGACAGAAATCGAAGGAATTCCAGTTCTTAAATACGAATCCACACTTGCTGGTGAAGTTCAAAAACCATGTCTTGGTCCATTACATACTGAGTTCGACGGTCAAGGGTATGCTTATACTTCTTGTTTCGTAAGTTCAGAGGTTGTAAAATGGAAACTAGGAACTTGGGAAGTGGTACAACATTTACCTGCTTATTATAGTGTAGGTCACTTGTCCATCGTTGGTGGTAGTTCCACTGAACCTTATGGTAAATATCTAATCGCAATGAACAAAATCACTAAAGATAGATATCTTCCAGTGGGTATGGAGTTACCACAAAGTGCGCAGCTCTATGATATCTCTTCTGGCAAAGCTGAGTTGTTGTCTGACTTCCCAACTGTAGGGGAACCACACTATTCACAAATGATTCCAGCAAAGTTAATTATGGATAAAACTGCGAAACTCTTCCCATTAGAGGAAAACAAACATCCATACGCGACTAAAAATGAAAACGATGCAAAAATCGTTAGACTTGGAAGTACAATCCATATCTACATGACTGCGATTCGTTCCCATTTCAAACCGGATATCATTGAAGCAAGAACTGGGGAAACTTTATACTTCCATGTAACCAACTTGGAACAAGACTATGATATTCCTCACGGATTTGCCATCGGTGGAGCACCTAACATGACTAACCTACTCATCATGCCAGGTGAAACTAGAACTTTCAAATGGGTAGCACCAAAACCTGGTGTGTATCCTTTCTATTGCACTGATTTCTGTTCTGCTCTTCACCAAGAGATGCAACAGTACATCCGAGTGAATCCATAA
- a CDS encoding nitrous oxide reductase accessory protein NosL: protein MQFKSLTLICIFLTVALVGCGEVRPEPLTVGETKCSHCSMSIVDMRFHTQLITYKGKRYHFDAIECMDQFQKQKDIKIKNIWVTNYLDTKEFIPKDEAIIIHSDKIRSPMGAGLAAFKTHEDTIPFQK from the coding sequence ATGCAGTTTAAGAGTTTAACACTAATTTGCATTTTCCTCACAGTCGCACTCGTAGGCTGTGGGGAAGTTCGTCCAGAACCATTGACCGTTGGTGAAACCAAATGTAGTCACTGCTCTATGTCGATTGTAGATATGCGATTTCATACCCAACTCATTACATACAAAGGAAAAAGATACCATTTCGATGCCATTGAATGTATGGATCAATTTCAGAAACAAAAAGATATAAAAATAAAAAATATTTGGGTTACCAACTATTTAGATACAAAAGAATTTATCCCTAAAGACGAAGCCATCATCATCCACTCTGATAAAATTCGTTCTCCAATGGGAGCGGGACTTGCCGCTTTTAAAACTCATGAAGACACAATCCCTTTCCAAAAGTAA
- a CDS encoding nitrous oxide reductase family maturation protein NosD, with protein sequence MKTQSLSKSKCIYQNTNGNFKLNLINRVILLGKSYSFAIFFFILISSFPISPLSSKTISVCTNCTIKTIKSAIALSQNGDTIKIQSGVYKEGFLPITKSISIIGETGVVIDGLKEKHVLGVYANGVHIQNLKVIGSGISDLSEFAGVHTEKVKDCYFENLTLEDNVYGFYLAETTNCTLKNNTSIGNAENEVLGGNGIHLWSASHNKIIGNKLKKHRDGIYLEFSEHLEIERNESEENIRYGMHFMFSNHNQFNKNIFKNNSAGVAVMYSKEIIMEENEFLDNWGESSNGILLKDIADSTLSKNRFEGNTIAVFADGITNINFRNNDFIDNGWGIKILGNTDYNKITDNNFIKNVFDISTNTKSTTNLFSKNYWDHYEGYDLDKDQIGDIPHKTIHFFGYWIAVYPFLMVLYESPVVLFLHGIEKAFPIVTPIEFEDQHPRMKERI encoded by the coding sequence ATGAAGACACAATCCCTTTCCAAAAGTAAATGTATTTATCAAAATACCAATGGGAATTTTAAACTGAATTTAATAAATCGAGTTATCCTACTTGGCAAGAGCTACTCTTTCGCAATTTTCTTTTTTATACTCATCTCGAGTTTTCCTATAAGTCCTTTATCTTCAAAAACGATTTCCGTATGTACAAATTGTACAATAAAAACCATAAAGAGTGCCATTGCCCTATCACAAAATGGTGACACCATTAAAATCCAATCAGGAGTTTACAAGGAAGGATTTTTACCCATTACTAAATCCATTTCCATCATCGGAGAGACAGGTGTTGTGATTGATGGACTCAAAGAAAAACATGTATTGGGAGTTTATGCCAATGGTGTGCACATTCAGAATTTAAAAGTCATAGGAAGTGGTATCTCCGATTTAAGTGAATTTGCCGGGGTTCATACGGAAAAGGTAAAAGATTGTTATTTTGAAAATTTAACTTTAGAAGACAATGTTTATGGATTTTATTTAGCAGAAACCACAAACTGCACACTCAAAAACAACACTTCCATAGGAAATGCAGAAAACGAAGTATTAGGTGGGAATGGAATCCACCTTTGGTCTGCAAGCCATAACAAAATCATTGGGAACAAATTAAAAAAACACCGTGATGGGATATATTTAGAGTTCTCTGAACATTTGGAAATTGAAAGAAACGAATCGGAAGAGAACATTCGTTACGGAATGCATTTTATGTTTTCCAATCATAACCAATTTAACAAAAACATTTTCAAAAATAACTCAGCAGGTGTTGCGGTGATGTATAGCAAAGAAATCATTATGGAAGAAAATGAATTTTTAGACAATTGGGGAGAAAGTTCCAACGGAATTCTACTCAAAGATATTGCAGACAGTACACTATCCAAAAATCGATTTGAAGGAAATACCATTGCTGTCTTTGCCGATGGAATTACCAATATTAACTTCCGAAACAACGATTTTATCGATAATGGATGGGGAATTAAAATTCTTGGAAATACAGATTATAACAAAATCACAGATAACAATTTTATAAAAAATGTTTTTGATATTAGCACCAATACAAAATCAACAACCAATCTTTTTTCCAAGAATTATTGGGATCATTATGAAGGTTATGATTTAGACAAAGATCAAATTGGAGATATTCCACACAAAACCATTCACTTTTTTGGATATTGGATTGCTGTGTATCCATTCCTTATGGTGCTATATGAATCACCAGTAGTTCTATTTTTACATGGAATCGAAAAAGCATTTCCCATAGTAACGCCAATCGAATTTGAAGACCAACATCCAAGGATGAAGGAAAGAATATGA
- a CDS encoding ABC transporter ATP-binding protein: MIEVKNLTISYGGNSVAVKDVNFQTESGKIISIIGPNGSGKSSLIKGILGLVQPVAGQILFQNKNGEPYTIGYMPQTPRFPTNIKVAELISFFKKLEPVEEERFQNLLSILELHNHMDKKIGSLSGGTKQKISILQCFSSKKNLYVIDEPTASLDPYISHLLKSLLAEKKKEGSLVIFSTHILKELQELADRFLLLSEGSILIDDSPENFLRKNNKTDLDQALMNFWNEEYKTKQ, from the coding sequence ATGATAGAAGTAAAAAATCTTACCATCAGTTATGGGGGAAACTCTGTTGCTGTTAAAGATGTAAATTTTCAAACAGAATCAGGTAAAATTATATCCATCATTGGTCCCAATGGTTCTGGAAAAAGTTCTCTGATCAAAGGGATTCTTGGACTTGTACAACCCGTGGCAGGACAAATTTTATTCCAAAACAAAAATGGAGAACCGTATACCATTGGTTATATGCCACAAACTCCTCGTTTCCCAACAAATATCAAAGTCGCAGAACTAATTTCCTTTTTTAAAAAACTAGAACCCGTTGAAGAAGAAAGATTTCAAAACCTTTTGTCTATTCTAGAATTACACAATCATATGGACAAAAAAATTGGTTCCTTATCTGGAGGAACCAAACAAAAAATCAGCATTCTTCAATGTTTTTCCTCCAAAAAAAATCTGTATGTAATCGACGAACCGACAGCAAGTTTAGATCCATACATTTCGCATTTATTAAAATCTCTTTTGGCAGAAAAGAAAAAAGAAGGATCTCTCGTCATATTTTCAACCCACATATTAAAAGAATTACAAGAGTTAGCCGACAGATTCCTGCTTTTATCTGAGGGATCGATTCTTATTGATGATTCTCCCGAAAATTTCCTTAGAAAAAACAACAAAACCGATTTGGACCAGGCACTCATGAATTTCTGGAATGAGGAATACAAAACAAAACAATGA
- a CDS encoding ABC transporter permease subunit has product MKEILFFEIKENIRSRWVFIYSGILILVMMILSFFGDQNGIRLLVSTMNLTLIVIPLFSITFSGMSFLESMPFAEVLLSKSVSRSSLFLGKYLGITISLSLGLLFGLGVPGLFLFADDPKFLFLFFELLIFGIFLTGIFVAIAFLVSSFIRRGEIVLTISLLVWLYFFIFFDALVFIFSLYLGDYPIEIPSLIVILLNPIDLIRILLILQTSSSALLGFSGALLLKQLGLYGVFGVTVLFLSLWVSIPIYISFKRFQKRNF; this is encoded by the coding sequence ATGAAAGAAATTTTATTTTTCGAAATCAAAGAAAACATACGAAGTCGCTGGGTATTTATTTACTCAGGAATTCTTATCCTTGTGATGATGATCTTAAGTTTTTTTGGAGATCAAAATGGAATTCGTTTGCTTGTAAGCACGATGAATTTAACACTCATTGTCATTCCTCTATTCTCTATTACATTCTCTGGTATGTCATTTTTAGAATCAATGCCATTTGCAGAGGTTTTACTATCTAAATCCGTAAGTAGAAGTTCACTTTTTTTAGGAAAGTATTTGGGAATTACGATTTCTCTCTCCTTAGGTTTGTTATTCGGTCTTGGAGTTCCAGGTTTATTCCTTTTTGCGGATGACCCAAAATTTCTTTTTTTATTTTTTGAATTACTGATTTTTGGAATCTTTTTAACAGGAATTTTTGTTGCGATTGCCTTTTTAGTTTCTTCTTTTATCAGAAGAGGTGAGATTGTTTTAACCATTTCCCTACTAGTTTGGTTATATTTCTTTATCTTCTTTGATGCCCTTGTTTTTATCTTTAGTTTGTATTTGGGTGATTATCCAATCGAGATTCCCTCTCTGATTGTCATTTTATTAAACCCCATTGACTTAATTAGAATTCTTCTAATTTTGCAAACGAGTTCCTCAGCCTTACTCGGATTTTCCGGTGCCTTATTATTGAAACAATTAGGTTTGTACGGAGTGTTCGGAGTGACGGTTTTGTTTCTCAGTTTATGGGTAAGCATCCCTATATATATATCATTCAAACGATTCCAAAAACGAAATTTTTGA
- a CDS encoding LIC_11090 family protein, with protein sequence MKRWLQIASVLILLPFIGKILFLETGLLAQSMYQLSMICHCNHGSKNEIHKEEDSPPSQRIVCHLKRDGGPHVCSCAKKKSATKVLQSQSMNPNFTTVNKYNPIITYEAIMIAFHSDPHLLNGFAKLPYKPPKQIHS encoded by the coding sequence ATGAAACGTTGGTTACAAATTGCCTCGGTATTGATCTTACTTCCTTTTATAGGTAAAATCCTATTTCTGGAAACTGGATTACTTGCCCAATCCATGTACCAACTTTCCATGATTTGTCATTGTAACCACGGCTCCAAAAACGAAATTCATAAAGAAGAGGATTCACCTCCTTCTCAACGAATTGTTTGTCATCTAAAAAGAGATGGTGGTCCACATGTATGTTCCTGTGCGAAGAAAAAATCTGCTACCAAAGTTCTTCAATCACAATCAATGAATCCCAATTTCACTACTGTGAACAAATACAATCCAATCATTACTTATGAAGCTATAATGATCGCATTCCATTCAGACCCCCACTTACTCAATGGATTCGCAAAATTACCTTACAAACCACCAAAACAAATTCATTCCTAA